A single region of the Acanthopagrus latus isolate v.2019 chromosome 11, fAcaLat1.1, whole genome shotgun sequence genome encodes:
- the dhcr24 gene encoding delta(24)-sterol reductase: MDPLLYLAGLAVMFLLWIRVKGLDYVIVHQRWIFVCLFLLPLSVIFDVYYYVRAWLIFKMCSAPKLHDQRVRDIQRQVREWKKEGSKTYMCTGRPGWLTVSLRVGKYKKTHKNIMINMMDILEVDTERQVVRVEPLANMGQVTALLNSIGWTLPVLPELDDLTVGGLVMGTGIESSSHIYGLFQHICVAYELVLADGSLVRCTEEENSDLFHAVPWSCGTLGFLVAAEIKIVPAKSWVKLRYEPVRGLENICKRFTEASENKQNTFVEGIQYSLDTAVIMTGTMTDHAEPDKINRIGQHFQPWFFKHVESYLRSDQSGVEYIPLRQYYHRHTRSIFWELQDIIPFGNNPVFRWIFGWMVPPKISLLKLTQGETIRRLYEQHHVVQDMLVPMKNLQAAITRFHEDIEVYPLWLCPFLLPAGRGMVHPKGQEEELYVDIGAYGEPKVKHFEAKASTRQLEKFVRDSHGFQMLYADVYMDREEFWEMFDGQLYHRLREELGCKEAFPEVYDKICKSARH, translated from the exons ATGGACCCCCTGCTGTACCTGGCCGGACTGGCCGTCATGTTCCTTCTGTGGATCAGAGTCAAAGGTCTCGACTACGTGATCGTCCACCAGAGATGGATCTTCGTGTGTCTGTTCCTGCTGCCGCTCTCCGTCATATTCGACGTGTACTATTATGTGCGCGCGTGGCTCATTTTCAAGATGTGCTCTGCGCCCAAACTGCACGACCAGCGCGTGCGAGACATCCAGCGACAG GTGCGAGAGTGGAAGAAGGAGGGCAGTAAGACCTACATGTGTACGGGTCGACCTGGCTGGCTCACTGTGTCTCTCAGAGTGGGCAAATATAAGAAGACCCACAAGAACATCATGATCAATATGATGGACATCCTGGAGGTGGATACAGAGAGGCAG gtggTGAGAGTTGAGCCGCTGGCCAACATGGGTCAGGTGACGGCTCTCCTCAACTCTATTGGCTGGACGCTGCCGGTGCTGCCTGAGCTCGATGACCTCACCGTGG gcggTCTGGTGATGGGTACAGGCATTGAGTCGTCCTCTCATATCTATGGACTGTTTCAGCACATCTGTGTCGCGTATGAGCTGGTCCTAGCGGATGGCAGCTTAGTACGCTGCACTGAG GAGGAGAACTCTGACCTGTTCCATGCCGTCCCGTGGTCCTGTGGAACTCTGGGCTTCCTGGTTGCAGCCGAGATTAAGATTGTTCCCGCTAAGTCATGGGTGAAGCTGCGCTACGAGCCGGTCAGAGGACTGGAGAACATCTGTAAACGCTTCACTGAAGCATCGGAGAACAAGCAGAACACATTTGTTGAAGGCATCCAGTACAGTCTGGACACCGCTGTCATCATGACGGGAACCATGACTGACCACGCAGAGCCTGATAAG ATTAACAGAATCGGTCAGCACTTCCAACCCTGGTTCTTCAAACACGTGGAGAGCTACCTGAGGAGCGACCAGTCAGGAGTCGAATACATCCCTCTGAGACAGTActaccacagacacacacgcagcatCTTCTGGGAGcttcag GATATTATTCCCTTCGGCAACAACCCAGTGTTCCGCTGGATTTTCGGATGGATGGTCCCTCCGAAGATCTCACTGCTGAAGCTCACCCAGGGAGAGACCATCAGGCGGCTTTACGAACAGCACCACGTGGTCCAGGACATGCTGGTACCCATGAAGAACCTGCAGGCGGCCATCACGCGCTTCCACGAGGACATCGAG GTTTACCCTCTGTGGCTGTGTCCATTCCTGCTGCCAGCAGGCAGAGGGATGGTCCACCCCaaaggtcaggaggaggagctgtaTGTGGATATCGGGGCTTACGGAGAGCCCAAAGTCAAACACTTTGAAGCCAAAGCGTCGACACGTCAGCTGGAGAAGTTTGTCAGAGACTCACATGG GTTCCAGATGCTCTACGCAGACGTGTACATGGACCGAGAGGAGTTTTGGGAGATGTTTGACGGACAGCTGTAtcacagactgagagaggagCTAGGCTGTAAAGAAGCCTTCCCCGAGGTTTATGACAAAATCTGTAAATCTGCCCGACACTGa